Within Schaalia sp. HMT-172, the genomic segment GTGAGCATCGGCGTGCCCGAGGAGACGAACATGGTGGCCAGGATGTTGCGCTGCGAGCGTGCCCGCAGGCGCGCGATCGGCATGTTAGCGAGGATCGCGTAGGGGGTGGCTGCGTCCGGGTGGGTGGCGCCCGAGGCCAGCGTGCCCTCGAGGCCGTGGTTCCACGAACGGTTGTCGTCCGAGCCGTCGCGGTTGTTCTCGAGATTGTCCTTGTTGTGCTTGCGGTCGTAGGCGGTCAGGTCCGCCAGGGTGAAGCCGTCGTGCGCGGTCACGAAGTTGATGGAGGCGCGCGGGCCCCTCAGGCGTCCAAGGCCGTGCTCGAACACGTCCTGGGAGCCGGACAGGCGGGTCGCCAGGTCGTTGGGGCCGGAGACGACGTGGCCCGAGGCCTGGGCGCGCACGTCCGCGAGCCAGAAGTTACGCAGGGCACCGCGGTAGTGATCGTTCCATTCGGAGAAAGGCACCGGGAAGTTGCCGGTCTGCCAGCCGCCCGGGCCCACGTCCCAGGGCTCGGCGATGAGCTTGGTGTTGGCCAGGATGTCGTCGGTGGCCATCGCGATGAGGAGCGGGTGCATCGGGCTGAAGCCGGTGGAGAAACGCCCGAGCGTGGCCGCCAGGTCGAAGCGGAATCCGTCCACGCCCATGTCGCGCGCCCAGTAGCGCAGCGAGTCCATCACCATCTGGATGGTCTTGGGGTGGTCCATGTTCATCGTGTTACCGGTGCCGGTCATGTCGATGGTTTGGACGGGGCGCGAGGAGGTGTGGCGGTAGTACATGTCGGAGTCCAGGCCTCGCCACGACAGGGAGGGGCCGGCGTCGCCGCCCTCGCACGTGTGGTTGTAGACGACGTCGAGGATGACCTCGATGCCGGCCTTGTGCAGGAGGGAGACCATGCCGCGGAACTCGTCGACGACGGCCTGGGCGCCGCCTGCGCGCGACTCGGCGGTCGCGTAGGAGGGTTCGGGGGCGAAGAAGGACAGCGTCGAGTAGCCCCAGTAGTTCGTCAGGCCGCGCTCGGTGAGGAAAGGTTCGTCGCACTTGGCGTGGATGGGCAGCAGCTCCACGGCGCTTACCCCCAGGTCCTTGAGGTAGGAGACCGAGGCCGGGTGCGCCAGGCCCGCGTAGGTGCCGCGCAGAGGCTCGGGAACGCCGGGCATGTTCTTGGTGAAGCCCTTGACGTGGATCTCGTAAATCACGGTCGTTTCCCACGGCGTCTGGGGCTTGGGGATGATCGGGAACGAGGGCTCGACCACGACCGAGCGCGGCATGTAGGGAGCGGAATCGATGGGGGAGCGATGCATCGGGTATTCCGACGGGTACAGATCCTCGTCCACGCAGTGCGCGTAGACGCCGGGCTTCATGTCGACGACGCCGTCGAGGCCTCGACCGTAGGGGTCGAGCAGGAGCTTGTGGGAGTTAAAGAACTTGCCGCCGTCGGGATCCCACGTGCCGTGTGCGCGGAAACCGTATCGCGTGCCCGCGCCGTAGCCCGGGATGTGGCCGTGCCACACGCCCGTCTTGGGGCCCATGAGGGCATAGCGCGTCTCAGCCCCGGCCTCGTCGAAGATGCACATGTCCACGCCGGAGGCGCCGCGGGCAATCACCGCCACGTCGAGGCCGTCGCCCGCAGGGTGGACACCCAGACGGGTGGGCAGCGGGTTGGGTTCGGTGACGCGCCTTGCGGGAGTGTGGGACGAGCCGGATCGCTCGGACATATTAGGGGTGCCTCTTCTTGCTGAATGACGGATAGAGTCATTGCCTCGCGGATAAAGCTAACTCCCATCATACGGGACCATGAACAGGCTGGTCGGATTGGTGGGATGAAAGACCTATGAGGAGACGCACGTGGGCGGCAGTTGATTCGTGCTCGAGTGTGGGTTGCACCTGTGGTGTGCGACGGTGAGGTGACACTCATATGGGCGAGCCGCGAGGAATGTGGCACGCTAGAAGCCATGAGAATTGTCGTGTGTGTGAAGCATGTCCCGGACATGCAGTCCGAACGCCGTTTTGAGGGCGGCCGCCTGGTGCGCGGTGAGGACGATGTGCTCAACGAGCTGGACGAAAACGCCATCGAGGCAGCCGTCCAGCTCAAGGAATCCGAAGAGGATGCGGGTCGCGAGGCCGAGGTTGTCGCCCTCACGATGGGCCCCGAGGACGCCGAGGACGCGCTCATGCGTGCCCTGCAGATGGGCGCGGACCGCGCCTACATCGTCTCCGACGAGTTCCTTGAGGGCTCCGACGTCATCACGACCGCCTCCGTGCTCTCCGTCGCGATCGCGAAGATCGCCGAGGAGTGCGGCCCCGTTGATCTCGTGATCACCGGCATGGCCTCGCTGGACGCGATGACCTCCATGCTGCCCTCTGCCCTGGCCGCCAAGGCCCACATGCCGCTGCTGGGCCTGGCTCGGTCCCTGAGCGTCGAGAACGGCACCGTGACCATTGAGCGCGCCGTCGACGGCTACACTGAGACCGTGCGTGCCGCGCTGCCCGCCGTCGTCTCCGTGACCGACCAGATCAACGAGCCGCGTTACCCGGCCTTCGCCGCCATGAAGGCCGCTCGCAAGAAGCCGCTGGACCAGTGGGGCATCGACGACCTCGTCGAGGTTCCCGGTGGTGAGGCTCTCGTCATGCGCCGTGCGCTGACCGCCGTTACCCACGGCGAGGAGAACGTGCGCGACGGTTCCGGCACGATCATTCAGGACGCCGGCGAGGGCGGGCGTGCGCTGGCCGACTACATCCTTTCGGTGGTGAAGTGACATGACACAGCAGATGAGTTCCCCGATCCTCGTTCTGGCCGACCAGGCAGGCGAGCACCTGACGCCCCTGGCCCGTCAGGCGGTCACGCTGGCCGCGTCCCTGACCTCCGCCGACGTCGTCGCCCTGTCCCTGGCCGCCACCCCCGACGTGGCTGCGCTGTCCGAGCTGGGCGCGACCCAGCTGCTGCACGCCGACCTGGGTGACGCGGCGCGTTCCTCGGTGGTTGCCTCCGACGTGCTTGTCTCCGCGCTGGCGACCGACAGCTTCGGCCTGGTGCTCCTGTGCTCGGACTACCGCGGTCGCGAAATCGCCGGCCGCGTCGGCGCCCTCACCGAGGCCGGTGTGGTCTCCGGCGCGTCCTCCGTCGGCTTCGACGGCGGCGTGCTCCAGGTCGGCAAGACCGCCCTGGGTGGCTCCTGGTCGATGCGCATCGTGCTCGAGGGCCAGACTCCGATCGTCGGCATCGCTTCCGGAATCATCGACGAGGCCCCGGTGGCCTCTCCCGCCGCCCTGACCCCGCAGGCCCTGGCCGTCGAGCTGAGCCCCGAGGCCAGCGCGGTCGAGGTGGTTTCCAGCGTGGCCGACGAAGAGGAGGGCGTGTCCCTGACCGACGCCTCGACCGTCGTGTGCGGTGGCCGCGGCGTGGACGGCGATTTTGGGCTGGTTCAGTCCCTCGCGGACGTCCTCGGCGGAGCCGTGGGTGCGACCCGCGTAGCCTGCGACGAGGGCTGGGCGCCCCGTAGCGAACAGATCGGCCAGACCGGCCTGACCGTCACCCCCAACCTCTACATCGGTCTGGGCGTGTCCGGCGCCATTCACCACACGGTGGGCATGCAGTCCGCCGCCCACATCGTTGCCGTGTGCGACGACCCGGATGCCCCGATCTTCGAGATCGCGGACTTTGGCGTGGTCGGTGACGTGAACGAGGTCGTCCCTGCCGCCCTGGCGATCATCGAGGAGGCGCGCTCCCAGGCGTGAGTGTCTACCTCGACCACGCGGCCACGACGCCGCTGCGCGAGTGCGCGCTTGACGCGTGGACTCGCGCCCAGCGTGACCTGGCCGCCACCCCCGGCAACCCCGCCGCCCTCCACTTCGGAGGGCGGCGGGCCCGTCGCATGCTCGACGACGCGCGCGAACAGGTCGCTGAGGCCTTGGGGGCCGACATTCACGAGGTCATCTTCACCTCCGGGGCCACCGAATCCGACGCGCTGGGGGTGATGGCTGCGGCCCGAGGCATGCGCGGCCGCGAGGAGTTCCGCGCCCTCATCGTCGTCTCGGGCGTCGAGCACGACGCGGTCGCCCATCAGCGCGAGGTTGCCTCACGCGAGGGCTTCTCCTGGGAGGTCCTGCCCGTCGATGCGGGCGGTGTGTCCATCCTGCCCGTGGTTGGTGGCCACGACGCACCGCCGTCGTGGGACGGTCGCCTCGCAGTCGGCTCCATGGCCCTTGTGCCCTCCGAGATTGGCACCATCCAGCCGGTCGCAGACTTCGTTGAGCTCGTACACGCCAGCGGAGGCCTCGCCCATTCCGATGCCGCCCAAGCCATCCCCACGCTGGATGTGTCCTTCGCCGGCCTCGGCCTCGACCTCATGAGCGTTGGCGGACACAAGATCGGTGCTCCAGCCGGCACCGGCGTTCTCCTCGCCCGGCGCGGCATCCCCATGACGACCGACCGACCCGGCGGCGGCCACGAGCGATCGATCCGATCGGGCACGCCCGACGTCGCGGGCGCGTGCGCCCTCGCCGCCGCGCTCACCGAGGTCGTCTCCGAGCGCGCCGCTTTCGCCGCCCACGCGGCCGACCTGCGTGCTCACCTGTTGGCCCACCTGCCCGACGGTGTGGTGCCCACGGCGGGGGAGTCGGCCTCGTGCCCGGCTATTATCCACCTGTCCCTGCCCACCGCCCGCCCTGAGGCCGTCCTCATGGCATTCGACATGGCCGGCATCGCGGTGTCCGCCGGGTCCGCGTGCCACGCGGGTGTCACCCGCCCCTCCGATATCGTCATGGCGATGGGGCGCACCGAAGAGCAGGCGCTCGGAGTCCTGCGTGTCTCCCTCGGACGCGAGACGACCCGCGACGATATCGACGCCTTCCTGTCCGCCCTGCCCACCGCGATGCGTGCGGGCGCAGCCCTGGACGGCGTCGCCCACGTGCGCAACGAACGAAACGAGGAGCGCTGAGCATGCGAGTCCTGGCAGCACTGTCCGGCGGCGTGGACTCCGCCGTCGCCGCCGCGAAAGCCGTCGAGGCCGGACACGAGGTGGTCGGGGTCCACATGGCCCTGTCCTCCCAGCCGCAGGAGTGCCGCATCGGCTCGCGCGGCTGCTGCTCCATCGAGGATGCCGGAGATGCTGCCCGCGCCGCCGAGATCATCGGCATCCCCTTTTACGTGTGGGACCTGGCCAGCGAATTCGAGCAAACTGTCATCACCGACTTCGTCGAGCAGTACCGGGCCGGGCGCACCCCCAACCCGTGCGTGCGCTGCAACGAGTTCGTCAAGTTCCGTGAGCTCGCCGCCCGCGCCCGCGCCCTCGGCTTCGACGCGGTGTGCACCGGCCACTACGCGGCCATCGTGGAAGGGGCGACCGGCCCCGAGTTGCACCGCGGCGCCGACAACCTCAAAGACCAGTCCTACGTGCTGGCCGTCATGGGACCCGAGGAACTGACCCGAGTCGTCCTGCCGCTCGGCGACGCGCCCAACAAGGCGTGGGTGCGCGCCGAGGCGGAGCGCCTGGGCCTGGGCGTGTCCAACAAGCCGGACTCCTACGACATCTGCTTCATCCCCGACGGGGACACGCAGGGCTTCCTGCGCGCCCACCTGGGTGCCTCCGAGGGCGACATCGTCACCCCCGACGGCGAGGTGCTCGGCCGCCACGAGGGCTACTGGAACTACACGGTGGGCCAGCGCAAGGGCTTGGGCATCGGCTCGCCAGCCCCCGATGGCCGCCCCCGTTACGTCCTCGAGACCAGGCCCGAGACTAACCAGGTCGTGGTCGGCGCTTCCGAGCTGCTGTCCATCTCTCGCATCACGGCGACGGACGCCGTGTGGTTGGCCCGCGACGACGACGGGTCGGAGGCGACCAACCTCTTCGTGCAGCTGCGCGCGCACGGCACCCCCATTCCCGTCGCATCGCTGTCGCGGGACCTGGACGCTGGCACCATCAGCGTCGTGCTCGAGGGGAGCGCGCGCGGGGTGGCCCGGGGCCAGTCGATGGTCGTTTACCGGGGGAGTCGAGTGCTCGGCGAGGGGACCATCAACGCGACCGCGCTGACGTGAGCCTGCGTCGGCCTCGTGCCCGCGCGCGTTCGGACGTGGCCGCGCCCATCCGCTAGACTTGGGTGCGCGCGCGAGTGGCGGAATTGGCAGACGCGCTGGATTTAGGTTCCAGTGTCTTTGACGTGTGGGTTCGAGTCCCATCTCGCGCACAATGTTCGAACCGGGTCGCCCGGGGACAGTGGCGGTCGATACACTGTGGTCATGAGCGCTTTGGAGATTGGCCACAAGGCCCCCGACTTTACTGCCCAAACCACCCAGGGGACCCTGTCCCTGTCGGATCTGCTCGCCGCTTCCTCGCGCGGCGTCGTCGTGTACTTCTACCCGAAAGCTTCGACGCCGGGTTGCACGAAGGAGGCCTGCGATTTTAGAGATTCGCTCGCGTCGCTGCAGGGAGCGGGCTACTCCGTCATCGGGGTGTCTGCTGATTCGATGGCCGCCCTCGAGCGCTTTACGGAGAAGCAGTCCCTGACCTTCCCGCTCGCCTCCGACCCGGATCATGAGATTCTCGAGGCCTGGGGCGCGTGGGGTGAGAAGAAGAACTACGGGCGCACCTATGTCGGTATCATCCGCTCGACCGTGGTCGTCAGCCCCGACGGCACGGTGGCTCTGGCCCAGTACAACGTCAAGGCGACCGGTCACGTCGCGCGCCTGCGCAAGGCTCTCGGGATTGACTAACCCTGTTGCTTCCTGAGTAATCGACAAGTATGCTTGTTCGACAAGTGCAAGTGTTTTGTTGATGGAGGGGCTATGAAGGCAACAACGCCGGACGCGTATCGAGTCGATGCAGGCGCGGACACTCGCGACTATCCCGGCGGCGTCGCCACGCGACTGAGCGAACAACCCGCCCTGCCGGGACGCTACTCGGGTCCGGCGGCCCCTACCTCGGTCGATACCGCCCCGACGCCCGTCATCCGTCGCACACGCACGTACGCTCCCACCCCCAAACCTGCAACCGTGGTGGAAGGCCCGCGGGCGGGCGCCATCGCCCCAGCGGTCGAGCGCACCGTCATCGCCGTCGTCCCGCCCCGCGGTCAGGCTGCGTCAGCTCCCGCGCCCGCCCAGGACGCGGCGCCGCGCACGATCAGCGCGCCCGAGCCTCGCCATCCCGCGCCCGCCCAGGATGCGTCGCCGCGCACGACCAGCGCGCCCGAGCCTCGCCATCCCGCGCCCGCTGCTGCCCGTCCTGCCGCCGAGTCCGCCGCCGTGCGCAGTGTCGAACCCGCCGTCGCGGAGAGTGTTGAACCCGCTGCTGCGCGTAGCGTCGAGTCTGCCGCCGCGCCGAGGCCTGCCGACGCGGACGCAGCGCCAGCTGCTCCGGCCAGCCGATTCGCCCCCGACGCCGATCTCACGGCCGACCAGCGCAGCTTTGCCCCGCGCCCGCAGGCCGCCCCCGCGCGGGAATACGCCCACTTCGACGAGCCGGTCGTCTCCGGCTTCGACCGTCCCCAGGATGAAGAGAGCGACTTCTCTGTCCGTGAGGGGGGCCCGGGGGTCCCTTCCCGCGCAGACGTCGCGCTCAGTCGACGAGCCGCTCACGCGCACAGGCTCGTCTCTGCCGACCAGGCGTACACGCGCGCCTCCGAGCCCCAGGGACGAGGTCGGGGCGATGCTCTCGCCTCCGGCAGTGACAATGAGAGTGTCGATCGCCTGCCCCTGCGCCGCGACCTTCCTCGTCGCAAGAAGCGCTCGCACCGAGGCCTGGTCATGTTCCTCCTCGGCTTCCTCGTTGCCATCGTCCTGGTTCTTGGCGCTGCCGTCGCCCTGTACTACCTACGCTTCGCGGGGGCGCAGAACTTTTCCTCAGCCCTCGACACGTGCCACGCGAGCGGCAGTTACGTGCGGCTGGCGGCGGACAAATCCTCGCTCACGCTGCAGGCGGAGAACGAGAGCGGGCGAGGCTTATCGGCTCCGCTCTTCGTGCGTTCTTGACGAGCTCGACGCCCCCGCCTCCATGCGCCAACGTATGCTCCTGACACGCGCCATTGACGGTACCCAGGAGGAACAGTGGGGCCTGTACCGCGCGACCTGGACGTACCACCCCGACCAGGGGCTTAACGTTGTCATCAGTACTCAATAGGAACTCTTGCGCCGCTGGTCGCCCGGTCGCGTCCTGAGACTGAGTCCGCAAGCGTCACAATGCCGCCGTAGAATCGGCGCGTATTTCAACGCGTGAAGGAGTCTCTCGTGTCCGATTCGCAGCCTGCGGCCCTCGCCGAACCCGTCGGGGACGATACCGCACTGGCCATCCGAGGCCTCGTCAAGATTTATGGCAACCTCATCGCCGTCGCGGACCTCTCGCTCGACATTCCCACCGGGTCTTTCTACGGGATCGTCGGCCCCAACGGCGCCGGAAAAACCACGACGCTGACAATGGCCACCGGCCTGCTCACCCCCGATCGCGGCACCGCCTACGTGCACGGTGTCGACGTGTGGGGCGACACCCAGCGGGCGCGCGGCCTGCTCGGCGTCATGCCCGACGGCATGCGCCTGCTCGACCGACTCTCCGGCCCCGACTTCCTCGTCCACGTCGCCATGCTGCACGGGCTGGACGCTTCAACGGCCCGCGAGCGTGCTCAGGAACTGCTGGACGCCCTTGATCTGGCCGAGGCCGGCAAGAAGCTGATCGGCGACTATTCGGCGGGTATGACCAAGAAGATCGCGCTGGCTGCAGCCCTCATTCATTCTCCGCGTCTCCTCGTCCTGGATGAACCCTTCGAGGCTGTCGACCCCGTTTCCGCGACCAACATCCG encodes:
- a CDS encoding electron transfer flavoprotein subunit beta/FixA family protein, with protein sequence MRIVVCVKHVPDMQSERRFEGGRLVRGEDDVLNELDENAIEAAVQLKESEEDAGREAEVVALTMGPEDAEDALMRALQMGADRAYIVSDEFLEGSDVITTASVLSVAIAKIAEECGPVDLVITGMASLDAMTSMLPSALAAKAHMPLLGLARSLSVENGTVTIERAVDGYTETVRAALPAVVSVTDQINEPRYPAFAAMKAARKKPLDQWGIDDLVEVPGGEALVMRRALTAVTHGEENVRDGSGTIIQDAGEGGRALADYILSVVK
- a CDS encoding peroxiredoxin, encoding MSALEIGHKAPDFTAQTTQGTLSLSDLLAASSRGVVVYFYPKASTPGCTKEACDFRDSLASLQGAGYSVIGVSADSMAALERFTEKQSLTFPLASDPDHEILEAWGAWGEKKNYGRTYVGIIRSTVVVSPDGTVALAQYNVKATGHVARLRKALGID
- a CDS encoding cysteine desulfurase family protein gives rise to the protein MSVYLDHAATTPLRECALDAWTRAQRDLAATPGNPAALHFGGRRARRMLDDAREQVAEALGADIHEVIFTSGATESDALGVMAAARGMRGREEFRALIVVSGVEHDAVAHQREVASREGFSWEVLPVDAGGVSILPVVGGHDAPPSWDGRLAVGSMALVPSEIGTIQPVADFVELVHASGGLAHSDAAQAIPTLDVSFAGLGLDLMSVGGHKIGAPAGTGVLLARRGIPMTTDRPGGGHERSIRSGTPDVAGACALAAALTEVVSERAAFAAHAADLRAHLLAHLPDGVVPTAGESASCPAIIHLSLPTARPEAVLMAFDMAGIAVSAGSACHAGVTRPSDIVMAMGRTEEQALGVLRVSLGRETTRDDIDAFLSALPTAMRAGAALDGVAHVRNERNEER
- the glgX gene encoding glycogen debranching protein GlgX; the encoded protein is MSERSGSSHTPARRVTEPNPLPTRLGVHPAGDGLDVAVIARGASGVDMCIFDEAGAETRYALMGPKTGVWHGHIPGYGAGTRYGFRAHGTWDPDGGKFFNSHKLLLDPYGRGLDGVVDMKPGVYAHCVDEDLYPSEYPMHRSPIDSAPYMPRSVVVEPSFPIIPKPQTPWETTVIYEIHVKGFTKNMPGVPEPLRGTYAGLAHPASVSYLKDLGVSAVELLPIHAKCDEPFLTERGLTNYWGYSTLSFFAPEPSYATAESRAGGAQAVVDEFRGMVSLLHKAGIEVILDVVYNHTCEGGDAGPSLSWRGLDSDMYYRHTSSRPVQTIDMTGTGNTMNMDHPKTIQMVMDSLRYWARDMGVDGFRFDLAATLGRFSTGFSPMHPLLIAMATDDILANTKLIAEPWDVGPGGWQTGNFPVPFSEWNDHYRGALRNFWLADVRAQASGHVVSGPNDLATRLSGSQDVFEHGLGRLRGPRASINFVTAHDGFTLADLTAYDRKHNKDNLENNRDGSDDNRSWNHGLEGTLASGATHPDAATPYAILANMPIARLRARSQRNILATMFVSSGTPMLTGGDEFGRTQNGNNNAYCQDGPISWVDWDLAEAQQAQIDAVSWLIALRKAHPVLRPDSFATGQPYGGDTLPDLSWYTAQGTPMPDYGWTDSRHRTFQMLRSGVKWGDHDALIIINANLDDAQVTLPEGHDLDWLIAYSTVWETPGDGGVGSSLDPSDISLEVEHVTPRSTLTIEALSVTILLSDIAFQPEN
- a CDS encoding ABC transporter ATP-binding protein, with protein sequence MSDSQPAALAEPVGDDTALAIRGLVKIYGNLIAVADLSLDIPTGSFYGIVGPNGAGKTTTLTMATGLLTPDRGTAYVHGVDVWGDTQRARGLLGVMPDGMRLLDRLSGPDFLVHVAMLHGLDASTARERAQELLDALDLAEAGKKLIGDYSAGMTKKIALAAALIHSPRLLVLDEPFEAVDPVSATNIRQILTDYTRRGGTVILSSHVMATVQQLCTHVAIIDKGRVLVAGTTDEVAQGGDLGERFTSLVGGVHSEEGLSWLGN
- the mnmA gene encoding tRNA 2-thiouridine(34) synthase MnmA — encoded protein: MRVLAALSGGVDSAVAAAKAVEAGHEVVGVHMALSSQPQECRIGSRGCCSIEDAGDAARAAEIIGIPFYVWDLASEFEQTVITDFVEQYRAGRTPNPCVRCNEFVKFRELAARARALGFDAVCTGHYAAIVEGATGPELHRGADNLKDQSYVLAVMGPEELTRVVLPLGDAPNKAWVRAEAERLGLGVSNKPDSYDICFIPDGDTQGFLRAHLGASEGDIVTPDGEVLGRHEGYWNYTVGQRKGLGIGSPAPDGRPRYVLETRPETNQVVVGASELLSISRITATDAVWLARDDDGSEATNLFVQLRAHGTPIPVASLSRDLDAGTISVVLEGSARGVARGQSMVVYRGSRVLGEGTINATALT
- a CDS encoding electron transfer flavoprotein subunit alpha/FixB family protein; translated protein: MTQQMSSPILVLADQAGEHLTPLARQAVTLAASLTSADVVALSLAATPDVAALSELGATQLLHADLGDAARSSVVASDVLVSALATDSFGLVLLCSDYRGREIAGRVGALTEAGVVSGASSVGFDGGVLQVGKTALGGSWSMRIVLEGQTPIVGIASGIIDEAPVASPAALTPQALAVELSPEASAVEVVSSVADEEEGVSLTDASTVVCGGRGVDGDFGLVQSLADVLGGAVGATRVACDEGWAPRSEQIGQTGLTVTPNLYIGLGVSGAIHHTVGMQSAAHIVAVCDDPDAPIFEIADFGVVGDVNEVVPAALAIIEEARSQA